The following are encoded together in the Diachasmimorpha longicaudata isolate KC_UGA_2023 chromosome 3, iyDiaLong2, whole genome shotgun sequence genome:
- the LOC135160810 gene encoding protein transport protein Sec31A isoform X2: MKVKELLKTVNVAWSPPAQHPIMLAAGTSAQQLDASFNTSASLDLYLLGLQTPGYDMELRASVPSDHRFHKIIWGSYGASPSGIIVGGCDYGTIKIYSASKLLSNEQDSLLSSPNRHTGPVRALDFNPFQTNLLASGATESEIYIWDIVNTSTPMSPGSPSNPPEDIQYIQWNKQVQHILASAFTQRCIIWDLRKNEAIIKLSDANSKIRWKTLQWHPEMATQLCLASEDDQTPIIQLWDLRFASSPLRTLQHHQRGVLSIAWSTHDPDLLLSCAKDNTILCWNPNSDTPGGEVVCELAQTAQWNFDVSWCPRTPGLIVGSSFDGHAVVYSLLGGSQEPTQGTTNQIVDSFPGMDPFVQAPPSLKSEPAPALGKAPKWLRRPAGVSFGFGGKLTMYENEPIDSNVGTPARRNVIVSQVITNPEMIKRSNELESALKSEQFLDYCQGKIEQVQDEHLRRIWKYVGAYFSEDVTKKFLELLGYNVPEINEKLQKFVPEEDLTKLADGVSKTHLETLQNGNNFDPTAAFDAIAQQELNRSPVKVKETGLKLNTSDDEDGLITQAILVGNIEAAVSLCFNSKRYADAVILSMAGGPDLLARTQYRYFSEHTGVLNSLINFVVSDNWAEFVGNCDVNCWKETLVGIFTHSNTEERSALCEALGDRLSSNDDAELRRQAQICYICSGNLSKVIQVGRTGVQDTVELVMVMKRALEMQGSRDVTVDGHIGRVLAQYAELLASEGDLDAALGYLKNGEEGGMGMLRDRLCKALQYAQTERPQQGRLGQGQVQSQVPGHGQKSQQAIYDGGQQGQSGYAQNQHGWNANNWNVNPIQNSWGMPQVPPVQTVQPPPSQLPPQLSQQPPKLYGQPQTILSPTAPPTAPPPMQTAGSSHSGSRPSSVGPSSRPKYMIDPSVKSPSSYGGYGQGYQAPTQSFGYQGQGVYGVGQGYGETDGFKSQPSLMTPTLPAQRPQGIFDPSIGQGAPGGQFGGNNEPSAYQSPPQPAGWNDPPIAKSRTQPVMALCDKNEMSAEHAGTRKWRAKHSKIKGSKVDHHCVGQSSVTYHWFSCFLLCCQIIFIPSASLDYHNE; the protein is encoded by the exons ATGAAGGTGAAGGAACTGCTGAAGACGGTGAATGTGGCCTGGTCGCCACCGGCCCAGCATCCGATCATGCTGGCTGCCGGCACTTCTGCTCAACAGTTAGATGCTAGTTTTAATACATCCGCCAGTCTTGACTTATATCTGTTAGGACTGCAGACACCTGGATATGACATGGAGTTGAGGGCTAGTGTGCCCAGTGATCACAG ATTCCACAAGATCATCTGGGGTTCCTACGGGGCCTCTCCCTCTGGAATAATCGTTGGTGGTTGTGACTACGGCACAATAAAGATTTACTCTGCCTCAAAGCTCCTCTCAAATGAACAAGACAGCCTATTGAGTAGTCCAAATCGTCACACAGGTCCAGTTCGTGCCCTGGACTTCAACCCCTTCCAAACAAACCTGCTCGCCTCAGGTGCTACTGAATCAGAGATCTATATCTGGGACATTGTAAACACGTCCACTCCAATGTCGCCAGGTTCGCCCTCAAATCCTCCAGAGGACATCCAGTACATTCAGTGGAATAAACAAGTTCAACACATACTGGCCTCGGCCTTCACCCAACGTTGTATTATCTGGGACTTGAGGAAAAATGAGGCGATAATAAAACTCTCCGATGCCAACTCCAAAATCAGGTGGAAGACCCTTCAGTGGCATCCGGAGATGGCGACACAGTTGTGTTTAGCTTCCGAAGATGATCAGACACCGATTATTCAGCTCTGGGACCTGCGTTTTGCCTCATCACCCCTGAGAACTCTTCAGCATCATCAACGAGGCGTTCTCTCCATAGCTTGGAGTACTCACGATCCTGACTTACTCCTTAGTTGTGCAAAGGACAATACGATCCTCTGCTGGAATCCAAACTCAGATACTCCAGGAGGTGAAGTTGTCTGTGAATTGGCCCAAACGGCCCAGTGGAATTTCGATGTTTCCTGGTGTCCAAGAACCCCTGGCCTCATTGTAGGCAGTAGTTTTGACGGCCATGCTGTAGTGTACTCCTTGCTTGGCGGATCTCAAGAACCTACTCAGGGAACAACCAATCAGATCGTGGACTCCTTCCCTGGAATGGATCCTTTCGTTCAGGCACCACCTTCACTGAAGTCAGAGCCAGCTCCAGCACTTGGAAAGGCTCCCAAGTGGCTCCGGAGGCCTGCTGGAGTATCCTTTGGGTTCGGGGGGAAACTCACCATGTACGAGAATGAACCTATAGATAGTAATGTTGGAACTCCTGCTAGAAGGAATGTTATTGTCTCGCAGGTGATTACCAATCCGGAGATGATTAAGAGATCCAATGAGCTGGAGAGTGCCTTGAAGAGTGAACAGTTCTTAGATTACTGTCAGGGAAAGATTGAGCAGGTGCAGGATGAACATCTGAGGAGGATATGGAAGTACGTTGGTGCATATTTTAGTGAGGACGTCACCAAAAAGTTTCTAGAGCTTCTGGGATACAACGTAcccgaaataaatgaaaaattacaaaaatttgtaCCTGAAGAGGATCTTACAAAACTCGCTGATGGAGTATCGAAGACCCATCTCGAGACACTtcaaaatggaaataattttgatcctACAGCTGCGTTCGATGCTATTGCCCAGCAAGAATTGAATCGATCTCCAGTAAAGGTCAAGGAGACTGGTCTGAAATTAAATACCAGTGATGACGAAGATGGTCTGATCACCCAGGCAATTCTCGTGGGGAACATTGAGGCAGCTGTTTCCTTGTGCTTCAACAGCAAACGCTACGCCGATGCTGTCATTCTCTCAATGGCTGGCGGTCCAGATTTGCTCGCAAGAACCCAATACAGATATTTCTCGGAACACACTGGAGTCCTCAATTCCCTCATCAATTTTGTAGTCAGCGATAACTGGGCTGAGTTCGTTGGAAATTGCGATGTTAACTGTTGGAAAGAGACGCTTGTGGGGATCTTTACACACTCCAATACTGAGGAACGATCTGCGCTTTGTGAGGCCCTGGGAGATCGGCTGAGCTCTAATGATGATGCCGAGTTGAGAAGACAGGCGCAGATATGCTACATTTGCTCAGGGAATCTGAGTAAAGTTATTCAGGTTGGAAGAACTGGAGTGCAAGACACTGTGGAGCTTGTCATGGTAATGAAGAGGGCTCTGGAGATGCAGGGAAGCAGGGATGTTACTGTGGATGGGCACATCGGAAGGGTCTTGGCCCAATACGCTGAGCTATTGGCCTCTGAGGGTGACCTCGATGCTGCATTAGGATATCTGAAGAATGGTGAGGAAGGAGGGATGGGAATGTTGAGGGATAGACTGTGCAAAGCACTGCAGTATGCTCAGACCGAGAGGCCACAACAAGGGCGATTGGGACAGGGGCAAGTACAGAGCCAAGTACCGGGGCATGGACAGAAGAGTCAACAAGCGATTTATGATGGTGGGCAACAAGGACAGAGTGGATATGCACAGAATCAACATGGGTGGAATGCCAACAACTGGAATGTCAATCCAATTCAAAATTCTTGGGGAATGCCTCAGGTACCTCCTGTACAGACGGTGCAGCCTCCACCATCTCAACTTCCTCCTCAACTTTCCCAGCAGCCTCCTAAACTCTACGGCCAACCCCAAACTATTCTCTCCCCAACAGCCCCTCCCACTGCACCGCCACCAATGCAGACTGCTGGCAGCTCGCACAGTGGCTCTAGGCCCTCCAGTGTGGGCCCCTCATCCAGACCGAAGTACATGATCGATCCGTCCGTAAAAAGTCCATCATCCTATGGAGGATATGGGCAAGGCTATCAGGCACCGACTCAAAGCTTTGGTTACCAGGGACAAGGGGTATATGGAGTTGGACAGGGATATGGAGAGACTGACGGATTTAAGAGTCAACCGAGTTTGATGACACCTACTTTACCGGCACAACGACCTCAGGGTATTTTCGATCCTTcaataggccaaggagcccCGGGAGGGCAATTCGGAGGGAACAATGAACCCTCAGCTTATCAATCCCCACCACAACCCGCCGGATGGAATGATCCTCCCATTGCCAAGTCTCGAACTCAG CCAGTGATGGCACTGTGCGACAAAAATGAAATGTCTGCTGAACACGCCGGCACGAGGAAGTGGAGGGCTAAGCATTCCAAGATAAAAGGTTCCAAGGTAGATCACCATTGTGTAGGGCAATCCTCCGTTACTTATCATTGGTTTTCCTGTTTTCTTTTGTGTTGCCAAATCATCTTTATTCCCTCTGCTTCACTTGATTACCACAATGAATGA
- the LOC135160810 gene encoding protein transport protein Sec31A isoform X1, which translates to MKVKELLKTVNVAWSPPAQHPIMLAAGTSAQQLDASFNTSASLDLYLLGLQTPGYDMELRASVPSDHRFHKIIWGSYGASPSGIIVGGCDYGTIKIYSASKLLSNEQDSLLSSPNRHTGPVRALDFNPFQTNLLASGATESEIYIWDIVNTSTPMSPGSPSNPPEDIQYIQWNKQVQHILASAFTQRCIIWDLRKNEAIIKLSDANSKIRWKTLQWHPEMATQLCLASEDDQTPIIQLWDLRFASSPLRTLQHHQRGVLSIAWSTHDPDLLLSCAKDNTILCWNPNSDTPGGEVVCELAQTAQWNFDVSWCPRTPGLIVGSSFDGHAVVYSLLGGSQEPTQGTTNQIVDSFPGMDPFVQAPPSLKSEPAPALGKAPKWLRRPAGVSFGFGGKLTMYENEPIDSNVGTPARRNVIVSQVITNPEMIKRSNELESALKSEQFLDYCQGKIEQVQDEHLRRIWKYVGAYFSEDVTKKFLELLGYNVPEINEKLQKFVPEEDLTKLADGVSKTHLETLQNGNNFDPTAAFDAIAQQELNRSPVKVKETGLKLNTSDDEDGLITQAILVGNIEAAVSLCFNSKRYADAVILSMAGGPDLLARTQYRYFSEHTGVLNSLINFVVSDNWAEFVGNCDVNCWKETLVGIFTHSNTEERSALCEALGDRLSSNDDAELRRQAQICYICSGNLSKVIQVGRTGVQDTVELVMVMKRALEMQGSRDVTVDGHIGRVLAQYAELLASEGDLDAALGYLKNGEEGGMGMLRDRLCKALQYAQTERPQQGRLGQGQVQSQVPGHGQKSQQAIYDGGQQGQSGYAQNQHGWNANNWNVNPIQNSWGMPQVPPVQTVQPPPSQLPPQLSQQPPKLYGQPQTILSPTAPPTAPPPMQTAGSSHSGSRPSSVGPSSRPKYMIDPSVKSPSSYGGYGQGYQAPTQSFGYQGQGVYGVGQGYGETDGFKSQPSLMTPTLPAQRPQGIFDPSIGQGAPGGQFGGNNEPSAYQSPPQPAGWNDPPIAKSRTQPQANDFSVQNPILHPLRGAMPQQEYNAPEENYHQDPHNPYGQPQYNQSVLSPSNQFNPPMGYEQNNQHSHQYQPQQHQPPVQAARVAEPEAPKAPIPEEHVHLKTILDELKARCHESAKNPQTKRKVEDVARKLEALYDCLRDKSLSPSTLQGLHQICQSIQGGNYTNGLGIHTQLVSGPDFSRIAPFMPGIKVLLQSALQLGVYIT; encoded by the exons ATGAAGGTGAAGGAACTGCTGAAGACGGTGAATGTGGCCTGGTCGCCACCGGCCCAGCATCCGATCATGCTGGCTGCCGGCACTTCTGCTCAACAGTTAGATGCTAGTTTTAATACATCCGCCAGTCTTGACTTATATCTGTTAGGACTGCAGACACCTGGATATGACATGGAGTTGAGGGCTAGTGTGCCCAGTGATCACAG ATTCCACAAGATCATCTGGGGTTCCTACGGGGCCTCTCCCTCTGGAATAATCGTTGGTGGTTGTGACTACGGCACAATAAAGATTTACTCTGCCTCAAAGCTCCTCTCAAATGAACAAGACAGCCTATTGAGTAGTCCAAATCGTCACACAGGTCCAGTTCGTGCCCTGGACTTCAACCCCTTCCAAACAAACCTGCTCGCCTCAGGTGCTACTGAATCAGAGATCTATATCTGGGACATTGTAAACACGTCCACTCCAATGTCGCCAGGTTCGCCCTCAAATCCTCCAGAGGACATCCAGTACATTCAGTGGAATAAACAAGTTCAACACATACTGGCCTCGGCCTTCACCCAACGTTGTATTATCTGGGACTTGAGGAAAAATGAGGCGATAATAAAACTCTCCGATGCCAACTCCAAAATCAGGTGGAAGACCCTTCAGTGGCATCCGGAGATGGCGACACAGTTGTGTTTAGCTTCCGAAGATGATCAGACACCGATTATTCAGCTCTGGGACCTGCGTTTTGCCTCATCACCCCTGAGAACTCTTCAGCATCATCAACGAGGCGTTCTCTCCATAGCTTGGAGTACTCACGATCCTGACTTACTCCTTAGTTGTGCAAAGGACAATACGATCCTCTGCTGGAATCCAAACTCAGATACTCCAGGAGGTGAAGTTGTCTGTGAATTGGCCCAAACGGCCCAGTGGAATTTCGATGTTTCCTGGTGTCCAAGAACCCCTGGCCTCATTGTAGGCAGTAGTTTTGACGGCCATGCTGTAGTGTACTCCTTGCTTGGCGGATCTCAAGAACCTACTCAGGGAACAACCAATCAGATCGTGGACTCCTTCCCTGGAATGGATCCTTTCGTTCAGGCACCACCTTCACTGAAGTCAGAGCCAGCTCCAGCACTTGGAAAGGCTCCCAAGTGGCTCCGGAGGCCTGCTGGAGTATCCTTTGGGTTCGGGGGGAAACTCACCATGTACGAGAATGAACCTATAGATAGTAATGTTGGAACTCCTGCTAGAAGGAATGTTATTGTCTCGCAGGTGATTACCAATCCGGAGATGATTAAGAGATCCAATGAGCTGGAGAGTGCCTTGAAGAGTGAACAGTTCTTAGATTACTGTCAGGGAAAGATTGAGCAGGTGCAGGATGAACATCTGAGGAGGATATGGAAGTACGTTGGTGCATATTTTAGTGAGGACGTCACCAAAAAGTTTCTAGAGCTTCTGGGATACAACGTAcccgaaataaatgaaaaattacaaaaatttgtaCCTGAAGAGGATCTTACAAAACTCGCTGATGGAGTATCGAAGACCCATCTCGAGACACTtcaaaatggaaataattttgatcctACAGCTGCGTTCGATGCTATTGCCCAGCAAGAATTGAATCGATCTCCAGTAAAGGTCAAGGAGACTGGTCTGAAATTAAATACCAGTGATGACGAAGATGGTCTGATCACCCAGGCAATTCTCGTGGGGAACATTGAGGCAGCTGTTTCCTTGTGCTTCAACAGCAAACGCTACGCCGATGCTGTCATTCTCTCAATGGCTGGCGGTCCAGATTTGCTCGCAAGAACCCAATACAGATATTTCTCGGAACACACTGGAGTCCTCAATTCCCTCATCAATTTTGTAGTCAGCGATAACTGGGCTGAGTTCGTTGGAAATTGCGATGTTAACTGTTGGAAAGAGACGCTTGTGGGGATCTTTACACACTCCAATACTGAGGAACGATCTGCGCTTTGTGAGGCCCTGGGAGATCGGCTGAGCTCTAATGATGATGCCGAGTTGAGAAGACAGGCGCAGATATGCTACATTTGCTCAGGGAATCTGAGTAAAGTTATTCAGGTTGGAAGAACTGGAGTGCAAGACACTGTGGAGCTTGTCATGGTAATGAAGAGGGCTCTGGAGATGCAGGGAAGCAGGGATGTTACTGTGGATGGGCACATCGGAAGGGTCTTGGCCCAATACGCTGAGCTATTGGCCTCTGAGGGTGACCTCGATGCTGCATTAGGATATCTGAAGAATGGTGAGGAAGGAGGGATGGGAATGTTGAGGGATAGACTGTGCAAAGCACTGCAGTATGCTCAGACCGAGAGGCCACAACAAGGGCGATTGGGACAGGGGCAAGTACAGAGCCAAGTACCGGGGCATGGACAGAAGAGTCAACAAGCGATTTATGATGGTGGGCAACAAGGACAGAGTGGATATGCACAGAATCAACATGGGTGGAATGCCAACAACTGGAATGTCAATCCAATTCAAAATTCTTGGGGAATGCCTCAGGTACCTCCTGTACAGACGGTGCAGCCTCCACCATCTCAACTTCCTCCTCAACTTTCCCAGCAGCCTCCTAAACTCTACGGCCAACCCCAAACTATTCTCTCCCCAACAGCCCCTCCCACTGCACCGCCACCAATGCAGACTGCTGGCAGCTCGCACAGTGGCTCTAGGCCCTCCAGTGTGGGCCCCTCATCCAGACCGAAGTACATGATCGATCCGTCCGTAAAAAGTCCATCATCCTATGGAGGATATGGGCAAGGCTATCAGGCACCGACTCAAAGCTTTGGTTACCAGGGACAAGGGGTATATGGAGTTGGACAGGGATATGGAGAGACTGACGGATTTAAGAGTCAACCGAGTTTGATGACACCTACTTTACCGGCACAACGACCTCAGGGTATTTTCGATCCTTcaataggccaaggagcccCGGGAGGGCAATTCGGAGGGAACAATGAACCCTCAGCTTATCAATCCCCACCACAACCCGCCGGATGGAATGATCCTCCCATTGCCAAGTCTCGAACTCAG CCACAGGCAAACGATTTCTCAGTTCAAAATCCAATTCTTCATCCGTTGAGAGGAGCGATGCCACAACAAGAATATAAT GCACCTGAAGAGAATTATCATCAAGACCCTCACAACCCCTACGGCCAGCCACAGTACAATCAAAGCGTCCTCAGCCCATCAAATCAATTCAACCCACCCATGGGTTACGAGCAAAATAATCAACATTCTCACCAGTACCAGCCACAACAGCATCAACCTCCTGTTCAGGCAGCTAGAGTGGCAGAACCCGAGGCACCCAAGGCACCCATTCCTGAGGAGCATGTACATCTAAAAACAATATTGGATGAGTTGAAGGCCCGGTGTCACGAATCTGCAAAAAATCCACAGACTAAACGAAAGGTCGAGGATGTCGCGAGGAAGCTTGAAGCTCTGTACGATTGTTTGAGAGATAAATCT cTCTCACCAAGCACTCTCCAAGGACTCCATCAAATTTGCCAATCGATCCAGGGAGGAAATTATACAAATGGATTGGGCATACACACTCAATTAGTGTCAGGACCTGATTTTAGCCGAATCGCCCCCTTCATGCCCGGAATTAAAGTACTGCTGCAGAGTGCACTTCAACTTGGTGTGTACATCACGTAA